From Calothrix sp. PCC 6303, a single genomic window includes:
- a CDS encoding metallophosphoesterase, which yields MVKKYFRKKQARKKQLIKATFPRVQVFSLLLGISLFIYAYFIEPNWIEIRQVQITLPHLAPEFNGYRVVQISDIHTDRTMTPKRLDHLFQLVNQQQPDLIAITGDFVTRHAQRFIPNLQNSIAQLHPRDQTVAVLGNHDYWADANAIAFALKQANISLLQNDIYTIERGNSKLNIAGVDDVWVGKSRLDVVLEKLPPQGATILLAHEPDFADTSAATKRFDLQFSGHSHAGQMRLPFFRPLVLPPLGEKYYEGLYQFGEMKLYTNRGIGMTGLHLRFNSRPEITVFTLNAAA from the coding sequence ATGGTGAAAAAATATTTCCGAAAAAAGCAAGCCCGAAAAAAACAACTTATCAAGGCGACTTTTCCCAGGGTACAAGTCTTTTCACTGTTGTTGGGAATCAGCCTATTTATATACGCCTATTTTATTGAACCAAACTGGATCGAAATTCGGCAAGTACAAATTACATTACCTCATCTTGCCCCAGAATTTAATGGTTATCGAGTAGTGCAAATTAGCGATATCCATACAGACAGGACAATGACACCAAAGCGGCTAGATCATCTCTTTCAACTCGTAAATCAACAACAACCAGACTTGATCGCTATTACAGGCGATTTTGTGACTCGACATGCTCAACGATTTATTCCCAATCTCCAAAATTCTATCGCTCAACTTCATCCCAGAGATCAAACTGTAGCAGTTTTAGGCAACCATGACTACTGGGCAGATGCGAATGCGATCGCATTTGCACTCAAACAAGCTAATATTTCTCTACTGCAAAATGATATCTACACTATTGAACGCGGTAACTCAAAGCTAAATATTGCTGGAGTTGATGATGTTTGGGTGGGGAAAAGCCGTTTAGATGTGGTTTTGGAAAAACTGCCTCCACAAGGTGCAACCATCCTCCTGGCGCATGAACCCGATTTTGCTGATACTAGTGCCGCAACTAAACGTTTTGATTTACAATTTTCTGGACATTCCCACGCTGGACAAATGCGTTTACCCTTTTTTCGTCCTTTAGTTTTACCACCTCTAGGGGAGAAATACTATGAAGGGCTTTATCAATTTGGTGAAATGAAATTATATACCAATCGTGGTATTGGTATGACTGGATTGCATTTACGGTTTAATAGTCGTCCAGAAATCACAGTGTTCACCTTAAATGCGGCTGCGTAA